In the Enterobacter cloacae subsp. cloacae ATCC 13047 genome, TGGGGGCAATCGTCCTGCGTACCATCATGATCTTCGCCGGTAGCTGGCTGATAACCCAGTTCGAATGGCTGCTGTACGTCTTTGGCGCGTTCCTGCTGTTCACTGGGGTTAAAATGGCGCTGGCGAAAGAAGACGAAACCGGTATTGGTGATAAGCCGCTGGTGAAGTGGATCCGTGGTCATCTGCGCATGACGGACAAAATCGAGAGCGAGCATTTCTTTGTCCGCAAGAATGGCCTGCTGTTCGCCACCCCGCTGCTGCTGGTGCTGATTCTGGTGGAGCTGAGCGATGTGATCTTCGCCGTGGACAGTATCCCGGCTATCTTCGCCGTCACTACCGACCCGTTCATTGTGCTGACCTCTAACCTGTTCGCTATTCTCGGTCTGCGTGCGATGTATTTCCTGCTGGCAGGCGCGGCTGAGCGCTTCTCAATGCTGAAGTACGGTCTGTCGGTGATCCTGGTGTTTATCGGTATCAAGATGCTGATTGTCGATTTCTACCATATCCCGATTGCCATCTCGCTCGGCGTGGTGTTTGGCATTCTGCTGGTAACGCTGATTATCAATACCTGGGTTAACCGCCAGCACGATAAAAAGCAGCAGGCGTAGTGCGTTTTGCCGGGTGGCGCAGCGCCACCCGGCGCTTTCGTTAATCAATAGTTAAAAAACATGACGCAACACGTAAAATCCAGCATTTTACTCTTCCGCCTTTCCTCGCTTTCCCTGATACTCAACCAGGCAAACAAATACTTACATCCGGACATAAATGTGCCTTAGAGCACAGCCAGGATGGAACGCAATTTCACTCAGGAATAACGTATGAGCACACAATCACGCGGTCTGTTCGCGCGCCTGGCGCAGGGCAGCCTTGTAAAACAAATTCTGGTCGGGTTGGTACTGGGTATTCTGCTGGCTATGGTGTCAAAACCTGCTGCAGAAGCCACGGGGCTGCTTGGAACCCTTTTCGTTGGCGCACTGAAAGCCGTGGCACCGGTACTGGTTCTGATGCTGGTCATGGCGTCGATTGCCAACCACCAACACGGACAAAAAACCAACATTCGGCCGATCCTCTTCCTGTATCTTCTGGGCACCTTCTCCGCTGCCTTAACCGCCGTGGTATTTAGCTTCCTGTTCCCGTCTACGCTGCACCTAACCAGCGCGGCCGGTGATGTCACGCCGCCATCCGGGATTGTGGAAGTGCTGCGTGGCCTGCTGATGAGCATGGTCTCTAACCCAATCACGGCGCTGATGAACGCAAACTACATTGGCATCCTGGTCTGGGCAATTGGGCTGGGCTTCGCGCTGCGTCATGGTAATGAGACCACGAAAAACTTGGTTAACGATGTCTCGAACGCCGTGACCTTCATGGTGAAAATCGTTATTCGCTTCGCCCCAATCGGTATTTTTGGTCTGGTCTCCTCTACGCTGGCAACCACCGGTTTTGACGCGCTGTGGGGCTACGCACAGCTGCTGATCGTCCTGGTTGGCTGCATGCTGCTGGTGGCGCTGGTAGTTAACCCCCTGCTGGTGTTCTGGCAGATCCGCCGCAACCCGTATCCACTGGTAATGACCTGCCTGCGTGAAAGCGGCGTGTACGCCTTCTTTACCCGCAGCTCTGCAGCTAACATTCCGGTTAACATGGCGCTGGCGGAAAAACTGAATCTGGATCGTGATACTTACTCCGTGTCTATCCCGCTGGGTGCAACCGTGAACATGGCGGGCGCGGCGATCACCGTCACCGTGCTGACCCTGGCGGCAGTGCATACGCTGGGTATCGCGGTGGATCTGCCTACGGCGCTGCTGTTGAGCGTGGTGGCCTCGCTGTGTGCCTGTGGCGCATCCGGCGTGGCGGGCGGCTCTCTGCTGTTGATCCCGCTGGCGTGCAATATGTTTGGTATCCCGAACGAAATTGCCATGCAGGTGGTCGCAGTCGGCTTCATTATCGGTGTGCTGCAGGATTCCTGTGAGACGGCGCTGAACTCTTCTACCGACGTGCTGTTCACCGCTGCGGCCTGTCAGGCGGAAGATGCGCGTTTAGCGAAGAACGCATTACGAGGTTAACAGCAAAACGGCAACCCTGAGGTTGCCGTTTTTAGTGTTTGTCCCCTCTCCCGTGGGAGAGGGTCAGGGTGAGGGCACCGGCCCGCACCCAACTTACAACGTCACCCCACTCTTAAAGATCGCCAGCTCACGGAAGTCGTTTTTCTCGTTGCAGGTCTGCTTGCCGTTGGCAAATTCCACAATACTGTCCACAAACTCCGTCAGCAATTCAGGCATTGCTTTACCGTGAATGAGCTGACCGGCATCAAAGTCGATCCAGTGCTTTTTCTTCGCCGCCAGTTCACTGTTGGTGGCAATTTTGACCGTCGGGACAAACCCGCCGTACGGCGTACCGCGGCCGGTGCTGAACAGCACCATGTGGCAGCCGGCACCGGCCAGCGCGCTGGTGGCAACCGCATCGTTCCCCGGGGCGCTCAGCAGGTTCAGTCCGTGGGTTTTCAGGCGTTCGCCGTAGCGCAGGACATCCACCACCTGGCTGGCGCCCGCTTTCTGGGTACAACCCAGTGACTTCTCTTCAAGCGTGGTGATCCCACCCGCTTTGTTACCCGGCGACGGGTTCTCATAAATCGGCTGGTTGTGAGCGATGAAGTACTGTTTGAAATCATTCACCATGGTGACCGTTTTCTCAAACGTCGCTTCATCACGGCAGTGGCTCATCAGGATACGCTCGGCACCGAACATCTCCGGCACTTCCGTCAGCACCGTCGTTCCCCCGTTGGCGATCACATAGTCCGAGAAGCGGCCCAGCATTGGGTTCGCGGTGATGCCGGAAAGACCGTCCGAGCCACCACACTCCAGCCCAAACTTAAGCTCGCTCAGCTTGCCCGGCTCACGTTTATCGTGGCGCATCGCCTCATACAGCTGGTGCAGTTGCTCAACGCCCGCTTCCACTTCATCATCCTGATGCTGACACACCATAAAGTGCACGCGCTCAGGGTCAAACTCGCCCAGCGTCTCCCGGAAGGCATCCACCTGGTTGTTCTCGCAGCCCAGGCCAATCACCAGCACCGCTCCCGCGTTCGGATGACGCACCATGTTTTGCAGCATGGTACGGGTGTTGATGTGATCGTCACCCAGCTGTGAACAGCCGTAGGTGTGGCTGAACAGGTGCACGCCGTCAATGCCTTCGGCATCGTGAGTCTCTTTCAGGAAACGCGTCTGGATTTGACGCGCGATCCCGTTCACGCAACCGACTGTCGGGAGGATCCAGAGTTCGTTGCGGATCCCTACCTCACCGTTGGCGCGGCGGTAGATCTGCACCTCACGATCCGCCGCCTGCTCCTCTTGCGCATGGAAATCAGGTTGATAGCTGTACTCGTCCAGATCGCTCAGATTGGTGCGGGTATTGTGGGAATGAATGTATTCACCCGGCGCAATATCCGCCAGCGCATGGCCAATCGGTAAACCGTACTTCACCACGTTCTCCCCTTTCATAATGGGGATCAGGGCAAACTTATGTCCACGTCCAATGGCCTGGCGCAACGTGACCGATTGATTACCGAAAGTGACCTCTGTTCCTTCGGTCAGATCTGCCAGCGCGACGCCGACGTTATCCAGCGAATGGATTTTGATGTAGTGCATATCAACCTCAAACGGGCTTAGTTCAGTTCAATGGCGAAGTAGTCACGCGCATTGTTAAAGCAGATGTTTCTCACCATCTCGCCAAGCAGCTGGATATCCGCCGGTGCTTCGCCCGCGTGCACCCAGCGGCCAATCATCTGGCACAGAATGCGGCGGAAGTATTCGTGGCGG is a window encoding:
- a CDS encoding UxaA family hydrolase, translated to MHYIKIHSLDNVGVALADLTEGTEVTFGNQSVTLRQAIGRGHKFALIPIMKGENVVKYGLPIGHALADIAPGEYIHSHNTRTNLSDLDEYSYQPDFHAQEEQAADREVQIYRRANGEVGIRNELWILPTVGCVNGIARQIQTRFLKETHDAEGIDGVHLFSHTYGCSQLGDDHINTRTMLQNMVRHPNAGAVLVIGLGCENNQVDAFRETLGEFDPERVHFMVCQHQDDEVEAGVEQLHQLYEAMRHDKREPGKLSELKFGLECGGSDGLSGITANPMLGRFSDYVIANGGTTVLTEVPEMFGAERILMSHCRDEATFEKTVTMVNDFKQYFIAHNQPIYENPSPGNKAGGITTLEEKSLGCTQKAGASQVVDVLRYGERLKTHGLNLLSAPGNDAVATSALAGAGCHMVLFSTGRGTPYGGFVPTVKIATNSELAAKKKHWIDFDAGQLIHGKAMPELLTEFVDSIVEFANGKQTCNEKNDFRELAIFKSGVTL
- a CDS encoding TerC family protein, producing MHSVGTPMLWGGFAVVVLIMLAIDLFLQGRRGEHGMSVKQAAVWSLVWVSLSLLFCAAFWWYLASTEGRAVADPQALAFLTGYLIEKALAVDNVFVWLMLFSYFAVPAALQRRVLVYGVLGAIVLRTIMIFAGSWLITQFEWLLYVFGAFLLFTGVKMALAKEDETGIGDKPLVKWIRGHLRMTDKIESEHFFVRKNGLLFATPLLLVLILVELSDVIFAVDSIPAIFAVTTDPFIVLTSNLFAILGLRAMYFLLAGAAERFSMLKYGLSVILVFIGIKMLIVDFYHIPIAISLGVVFGILLVTLIINTWVNRQHDKKQQA
- the sstT gene encoding serine/threonine transporter SstT codes for the protein MSTQSRGLFARLAQGSLVKQILVGLVLGILLAMVSKPAAEATGLLGTLFVGALKAVAPVLVLMLVMASIANHQHGQKTNIRPILFLYLLGTFSAALTAVVFSFLFPSTLHLTSAAGDVTPPSGIVEVLRGLLMSMVSNPITALMNANYIGILVWAIGLGFALRHGNETTKNLVNDVSNAVTFMVKIVIRFAPIGIFGLVSSTLATTGFDALWGYAQLLIVLVGCMLLVALVVNPLLVFWQIRRNPYPLVMTCLRESGVYAFFTRSSAANIPVNMALAEKLNLDRDTYSVSIPLGATVNMAGAAITVTVLTLAAVHTLGIAVDLPTALLLSVVASLCACGASGVAGGSLLLIPLACNMFGIPNEIAMQVVAVGFIIGVLQDSCETALNSSTDVLFTAAACQAEDARLAKNALRG